Proteins encoded within one genomic window of Candidatus Nezhaarchaeota archaeon:
- a CDS encoding slipin family protein, translated as MIWPIEQIGLLPMQAIAIFFLVIAVLIILASSIKMVYEYERAVIFRLGRLLGAKGPGLFFRIPIVDRFVKVDLRVVTIDVPKQRIVTKDNVTVDVDAVIYYRVIDPVKTVTAVENYIYATSLLGQTVLRDILGQSELDELLTKREELNRKLTQTLDILTDPWGIKVTAVSIKDVSLPESMLRAMAKQAEAERERRSRIIVAEGEYQASKIMAEAAKAYQEQPVALRLRELQTLLDIAREKNLIIIAPQSLGELGTIIGLASSIKEKERGKGE; from the coding sequence ATGATTTGGCCCATTGAGCAAATAGGACTCCTACCAATGCAAGCCATAGCCATATTCTTCTTGGTTATCGCGGTCCTCATAATACTGGCATCGTCAATAAAGATGGTCTATGAGTACGAGAGAGCAGTTATATTTAGGCTTGGAAGGCTTCTTGGAGCTAAGGGCCCAGGTCTCTTCTTTAGGATACCGATAGTTGATAGGTTCGTGAAGGTGGACTTGAGGGTCGTGACCATCGATGTCCCTAAGCAGAGGATCGTCACAAAGGACAACGTCACAGTTGACGTCGATGCAGTCATATACTACAGGGTGATCGACCCAGTAAAGACAGTAACAGCAGTTGAGAACTACATTTATGCTACAAGCCTCCTTGGACAGACGGTTTTAAGAGACATACTTGGACAATCAGAGCTTGACGAGCTGCTCACTAAGAGAGAAGAGTTAAACAGGAAGCTAACTCAGACGCTGGACATACTCACTGATCCATGGGGCATTAAGGTTACGGCAGTCTCAATAAAGGACGTAAGTCTCCCCGAAAGCATGTTGAGGGCTATGGCTAAGCAGGCAGAGGCTGAGAGAGAAAGGAGGTCTAGAATAATAGTTGCTGAAGGCGAGTACCAGGCCTCTAAGATAATGGCCGAGGCAGCTAAGGCATATCAAGAACAGCCCGTAGCGCTTAGGCTTAGAGAGCTTCAGACCCTCCTCGACATAGCTAGAGAGAAGAACTTGATAATAATAGCTCCTCAATCATTAGGTGAATTGGGGACAATAATAGGCTTGGCATCAAGCATTAAGGAGAAGGAGAGAGGAAAAGGTGAATGA
- the larB gene encoding nickel pincer cofactor biosynthesis protein LarB, which translates to MALRELLKRVAEGSMSIEEAEQQLKLLAIEEVDNVLRLDVGRELRKSIPEIIFSEHKSLDQLERAIRELLKVRGRAIASRLREDQLDVLKKFEQEYSVTLSSSRKVAVVKRRDYETYKSGGRVGIVTAGTADVSIADEVRLIVEELGCDVITIYDVGIAGLHRTIDAAKRLLEEDVDVIVAIAGMEGALPSILASILDVPVIGLPTSIGYGLGGKGITALLSMLQSCSPGLLVVNIDNSVGAAVAAALIANRAARFRRMSK; encoded by the coding sequence ATGGCATTAAGAGAGCTCTTGAAGAGGGTCGCTGAAGGCTCTATGAGCATTGAGGAGGCTGAGCAGCAATTAAAGTTACTAGCCATCGAGGAGGTAGACAATGTCTTAAGGTTGGATGTTGGAAGAGAGCTTCGTAAAAGCATCCCAGAAATAATATTCAGTGAGCATAAAAGCTTGGATCAATTAGAGAGAGCGATACGAGAGCTCTTGAAGGTTCGAGGTAGAGCGATAGCGTCTAGGTTGAGAGAAGATCAGCTCGACGTATTAAAAAAGTTCGAACAGGAGTACAGCGTCACCTTAAGCTCGTCACGTAAAGTCGCTGTTGTAAAGAGGAGGGATTACGAGACCTACAAAAGTGGTGGAAGAGTTGGAATAGTTACTGCTGGTACGGCCGACGTCTCCATAGCCGATGAAGTGAGACTGATAGTTGAAGAGCTCGGCTGTGACGTGATTACCATCTACGACGTGGGTATAGCTGGTCTTCACAGGACAATCGATGCCGCTAAGAGACTTTTAGAGGAGGATGTTGACGTTATCGTTGCGATAGCAGGTATGGAAGGCGCCCTACCATCGATCTTAGCTTCAATATTAGATGTCCCGGTAATAGGTCTCCCAACATCAATCGGCTACGGCTTAGGCGGAAAGGGGATCACAGCGCTCCTATCGATGCTCCAATCTTGTTCTCCTGGCTTGCTAGTAGTGAACATAGATAATAGCGTAGGGGCTGCTGTTGCAGCAGCTCTAATAGCTAATAGAGCTGCTAGATTTAGGAGGATGAGCAAGTGA
- a CDS encoding HIT family protein, producing the protein MLSKSAEECVFCKIIAGIERAVKVYEDDLCIAIMDIAPVNKGHLLVIPKKHYETVFEMPFKETAHVFGVACFMAKAIKRALRAEGVNILQNNGKAAWQHVFHVHVHVIPRWTGDEIYVYWPARLSSFDELEYVAMSIRSALNMVRIENDSK; encoded by the coding sequence ATGCTTAGCAAGAGTGCAGAAGAATGTGTTTTCTGCAAAATCATTGCTGGTATTGAAAGGGCGGTAAAGGTGTACGAAGACGATCTTTGCATCGCCATCATGGACATAGCCCCAGTAAATAAAGGTCACTTACTGGTTATACCTAAAAAACACTATGAAACTGTGTTCGAAATGCCCTTCAAGGAGACGGCTCATGTATTCGGCGTAGCATGTTTCATGGCAAAGGCGATTAAGAGGGCTCTCAGAGCTGAGGGAGTAAACATACTTCAAAACAATGGTAAAGCAGCTTGGCAACATGTGTTCCACGTTCACGTGCACGTAATACCTAGATGGACAGGTGACGAAATTTACGTGTACTGGCCGGCGAGGTTAAGTAGCTTCGATGAGCTTGAATATGTAGCAATGAGCATTAGAAGCGCGCTGAACATGGTTAGAATAGAAAATGATAGTAAGTAG
- the cobB gene encoding NAD-dependent protein deacetylase, producing the protein MAEMIIESKKTVAFTGAGISTESGIPDFRGPEGLWKQIDPRLVTIQHFRMFPEAFWHFIIERFEIIMKAQPNKAHYALAELEKIGKLSSIITQNVDGLHFKAGSKNVIELHGNMREAICMNCRATVPMEEALKMAKRNHYLPLCKSCGGILKASVVLFNEPLPEEAIKRAIHESRTCDLMLVVGTSLQVYPAAYMPAIAKQRGAKLAIINMEPTPLDDGTDVVIHAKAGEVLPVIVRIVKEKLKEHHS; encoded by the coding sequence GTGGCTGAGATGATTATCGAGTCCAAGAAAACTGTAGCATTCACCGGGGCTGGAATATCGACTGAAAGCGGTATACCAGATTTCAGAGGTCCCGAAGGGCTATGGAAACAAATAGATCCAAGACTTGTTACCATACAGCACTTCAGGATGTTCCCAGAAGCTTTCTGGCACTTCATAATTGAAAGGTTTGAGATTATAATGAAGGCCCAACCAAATAAAGCGCACTACGCCTTAGCCGAGCTTGAGAAGATAGGCAAGCTTAGTTCGATAATAACTCAAAATGTTGACGGTCTCCACTTTAAAGCTGGATCTAAGAACGTGATAGAGTTGCACGGTAACATGAGAGAAGCCATATGCATGAACTGTCGTGCCACTGTGCCCATGGAGGAAGCCTTGAAGATGGCTAAGAGAAATCACTACCTTCCATTGTGTAAGAGCTGTGGGGGTATCTTGAAGGCAAGCGTCGTACTATTTAATGAACCTCTACCGGAAGAGGCAATTAAAAGGGCAATTCATGAAAGTAGGACGTGCGACTTGATGTTAGTTGTGGGGACGTCGTTACAAGTGTACCCAGCTGCATACATGCCAGCTATCGCAAAGCAGAGAGGAGCAAAGCTTGCGATAATAAACATGGAGCCAACGCCATTAGATGATGGTACTGACGTAGTGATACACGCAAAAGCTGGAGAGGTCCTGCCAGTAATAGTCAGGATCGTTAAGGAAAAGCTTAAAGAGCATCACAGCTAA
- a CDS encoding nodulation protein NfeD, protein MNKAMCLNLITIFSILLVLSTISTPYSTTSSKHDSMVYVFRIEGTITPATAIYVEEGVKAAIEARASAIVLLLNTPGGLLDSTIKILDSIELSPIPVIAYVYPRGARAWSAGTYIVVGSHIAAMAPYTIIGSCQPVDFTGQPINDTKVINALVALMEQKAKERGRNVEVAIKFVTENLNLGADEAYKLGVINVPPVDGLKELLSMVHGMKVSTIAGQVTLETSGAEVIEYAPSLRVTLLSAISDPQIAYILMTVGILALIFGLASAIYPSAVIGAIMTILGIIGLGATPLSLGSLALIALGLILILIEALTPGFGLFGVSGIISIALGGLLMITLEPARWVVGPEWMTSFMLTITATITPVTIFAAFVAYKVIRIRRRKPSVGAIVGEIAEALDDIEEGDVGFVRFHGELWMARAMKKVSKGSMVKIVGKEGPRLVVEPQEQK, encoded by the coding sequence ATGAATAAGGCTATGTGCTTAAATCTCATTACAATTTTTTCAATACTCTTAGTATTGAGCACCATCTCCACTCCATACTCTACGACGTCAAGTAAGCACGATTCGATGGTCTATGTCTTTAGAATTGAAGGCACTATAACTCCCGCTACCGCTATATACGTTGAGGAGGGGGTCAAAGCCGCCATCGAGGCAAGAGCATCAGCTATCGTGTTGCTACTAAACACTCCAGGAGGTCTTCTCGACTCCACAATTAAGATCTTAGATAGCATAGAGCTGTCCCCCATACCAGTCATAGCTTATGTTTACCCTAGGGGTGCTAGGGCTTGGTCTGCTGGAACCTACATAGTAGTGGGCTCCCACATAGCAGCCATGGCTCCGTACACCATCATAGGCTCTTGTCAACCAGTCGACTTCACCGGCCAACCAATCAACGATACGAAAGTCATTAACGCTTTAGTGGCATTGATGGAGCAGAAGGCTAAGGAGCGTGGTAGGAATGTCGAGGTCGCAATTAAGTTTGTAACTGAGAACCTTAACTTGGGAGCTGACGAAGCTTACAAGCTTGGAGTTATTAACGTACCGCCAGTTGACGGCTTAAAGGAACTCCTGAGCATGGTGCACGGTATGAAGGTGAGCACTATAGCTGGACAAGTGACGTTAGAAACAAGTGGTGCGGAAGTAATCGAGTACGCTCCATCTCTGAGAGTCACTTTGTTGAGTGCAATATCCGATCCACAAATAGCCTACATACTAATGACTGTTGGGATATTGGCCTTAATATTTGGACTTGCCTCAGCCATATATCCATCAGCCGTCATAGGTGCTATAATGACTATCCTTGGCATAATTGGGCTTGGAGCCACACCCCTAAGTCTAGGATCCTTGGCACTCATAGCTTTAGGGCTAATACTCATACTCATAGAAGCCTTAACGCCAGGTTTTGGTTTATTTGGTGTGTCGGGCATAATATCCATCGCATTAGGGGGACTGCTCATGATAACTCTCGAACCTGCTAGGTGGGTGGTGGGTCCAGAGTGGATGACATCGTTCATGCTAACCATAACTGCGACCATTACCCCCGTAACGATCTTTGCAGCTTTTGTGGCTTACAAGGTCATTAGGATCAGGAGGAGGAAACCGAGCGTAGGAGCAATAGTTGGTGAGATCGCCGAAGCCCTGGATGACATAGAGGAGGGGGATGTAGGCTTTGTAAGATTCCATGGAGAGCTTTGGATGGCGAGGGCAATGAAGAAGGTCTCTAAGGGATCCATGGTGAAGATAGTAGGTAAAGAAGGTCCAAGGCTTGTAGTTGAACCTCAAGAGCAGAAGTAA
- a CDS encoding pyridoxal phosphate-dependent aminotransferase — protein MKKPKELSFRTKAITPSGIRRLFDLAQKISGVINFGIGEPDLDTPSPIREAGKRAIDLGYTHYTPNAGYPELREAIAEKLRVENGIDVTAENVMVTTGASTGLLLSALVLIEPGDEVLIPDPGFVIYEAIVNMAGGKPVRVPISEEEDFRMTPEKVNELVTSKTKCMFINSPHNPTGAVLEFSDIKGIAEIAMDNGIYVISDEVYEKLVYDGAKHYSIASIPGMEELAITVNSFSKTFAMCGWRIGYVAASKRLINEMIKLQQYTVVNAPSISQMAVLEGLKNPEVKTFIDEMVKEYDKRRRFMVERINKITGFRAKLPKGAFYVFANVKELGLKSTDLAELILEKAAVATVPGSAFGPNGEGYLRFCYATSLANIELGLERIEKVIEEIR, from the coding sequence TTGAAGAAGCCTAAAGAGCTAAGTTTTAGAACTAAGGCTATAACCCCTTCGGGCATTAGGAGGCTCTTTGATCTAGCTCAGAAGATCTCGGGCGTAATAAACTTTGGAATAGGAGAGCCGGACCTCGACACTCCTTCACCCATTAGAGAGGCGGGTAAGAGAGCCATAGACCTCGGTTACACGCACTACACGCCGAACGCAGGTTATCCTGAGCTTAGAGAAGCCATAGCTGAGAAGCTTAGGGTTGAGAACGGAATTGACGTTACAGCCGAGAACGTAATGGTCACTACCGGAGCCTCAACTGGCCTCCTATTATCTGCCTTGGTGCTAATTGAACCCGGTGACGAAGTTCTAATCCCTGATCCCGGCTTTGTGATATACGAAGCGATAGTAAACATGGCTGGTGGCAAGCCGGTGAGGGTCCCCATAAGTGAAGAGGAAGATTTTAGAATGACCCCGGAGAAGGTGAATGAGCTGGTGACCAGCAAGACGAAGTGCATGTTCATAAACAGCCCTCATAACCCAACTGGAGCTGTCTTAGAGTTCAGCGATATTAAGGGAATAGCTGAGATAGCTATGGATAACGGAATATACGTCATCTCAGACGAGGTCTACGAGAAGTTGGTCTACGATGGAGCCAAGCACTACAGCATAGCATCGATACCGGGTATGGAGGAGTTAGCGATCACGGTTAACTCCTTCTCTAAGACCTTTGCCATGTGTGGTTGGAGGATAGGCTACGTAGCTGCAAGTAAGAGGTTAATAAATGAAATGATAAAGCTACAACAGTACACTGTAGTTAATGCTCCAAGCATTTCTCAGATGGCTGTACTCGAGGGCTTAAAGAATCCTGAAGTAAAGACATTCATAGATGAAATGGTTAAGGAGTATGATAAGCGAAGGCGCTTCATGGTCGAGAGGATAAACAAGATAACCGGGTTTAGGGCGAAACTACCTAAAGGTGCCTTCTACGTCTTCGCTAACGTGAAGGAGCTAGGGTTAAAGTCAACAGACTTAGCAGAGCTCATATTGGAGAAAGCAGCTGTGGCAACAGTTCCAGGTTCAGCCTTTGGACCTAACGGTGAAGGATACTTAAGGTTCTGCTATGCTACCTCCTTAGCTAACATAGAACTTGGGTTAGAGAGAATCGAGAAGGTCATTGAGGAAATTAGGTGA
- a CDS encoding DUF47 family protein, translating into MATWIWASKKIEKGIMSKCMEHGAKVSGVVEGLLSALKAVDEGRVNEVALIFSKVFEEERKADEVKRGLIYDLSRATLLPLDRDFIMRLTLRLDDVADYSKAAARRLLIAMRIGISLDKEIVSGLLNMASRLHEAMAMINRAFKELAKSPQKALSTADAIERIEEEVDDLRTSLLEYVLSKCDEEGPKWCTIVKEIIDEIENSVDRCENVADMIRYISVSLS; encoded by the coding sequence TTGGCCACTTGGATATGGGCGTCTAAGAAAATCGAAAAGGGCATAATGTCTAAATGCATGGAGCATGGAGCTAAGGTGTCAGGCGTTGTTGAAGGTCTTCTTTCAGCACTTAAAGCTGTAGATGAAGGTCGAGTCAATGAAGTAGCTTTAATTTTTTCTAAAGTATTTGAAGAGGAGAGGAAGGCTGATGAAGTTAAGAGAGGGTTAATATACGATCTATCAAGAGCCACTCTATTGCCGCTTGATAGGGACTTCATAATGAGGCTTACGCTAAGGCTAGATGACGTAGCTGACTATTCTAAGGCCGCAGCTAGGAGACTACTAATAGCCATGCGGATAGGAATCAGTTTAGACAAGGAGATAGTATCGGGTCTTTTAAACATGGCATCCAGGCTCCACGAAGCTATGGCAATGATAAATCGAGCATTTAAGGAGTTGGCTAAAAGTCCTCAGAAGGCATTGAGTACAGCTGATGCAATAGAGCGAATAGAAGAGGAAGTCGATGACTTAAGGACCTCGCTCTTAGAGTACGTGCTCTCAAAGTGCGATGAGGAGGGACCTAAATGGTGTACCATAGTCAAGGAGATAATCGATGAAATAGAGAACTCTGTTGATAGGTGCGAAAACGTTGCCGACATGATAAGGTACATAAGCGTTAGCTTAAGCTAA
- a CDS encoding inositol monophosphatase family protein → MLRNVVVKALMSAKARFSELRGSNEAYRELGIGAGGDVMRLLDFELEKVVVESIVKDLGGFTLVSEESGVKECGEGEYVVVVDPLDGSTNALRGYPACSSAIAIAKGEYLKDVVAAGVINLVTGDLYYAEKGLGAYLNNSRIRPRNTGRVEEAFVAFELNVRGQISGYVSRIAKLIEKARHVRLIGSDALEICFIASGTSDAFVDLRGFLRAPDFAASAFILKEAGGIITDVYGNMLNCKLDPKARSTIIATCTMELHRDIMSKLRSLDDQA, encoded by the coding sequence TTGCTTAGAAATGTTGTAGTCAAGGCTTTAATGTCTGCTAAGGCTCGCTTTTCAGAGCTTAGAGGATCTAATGAGGCTTACAGAGAGCTTGGTATTGGTGCTGGCGGCGACGTTATGAGGCTTCTAGACTTTGAGCTTGAAAAGGTAGTAGTGGAGTCTATAGTCAAAGATCTAGGTGGCTTCACATTAGTAAGTGAGGAAAGTGGTGTTAAAGAATGTGGAGAAGGAGAGTACGTGGTAGTAGTTGATCCACTGGACGGGAGTACCAATGCCCTAAGGGGCTATCCCGCTTGCAGCTCAGCAATAGCAATAGCCAAGGGAGAGTACTTAAAGGACGTCGTCGCTGCAGGCGTCATCAACCTTGTGACTGGGGACCTCTATTATGCTGAGAAAGGTCTGGGGGCCTACCTGAACAACTCGAGGATAAGACCTCGCAACACAGGTAGAGTTGAAGAAGCCTTCGTCGCTTTCGAGCTAAACGTTAGAGGACAAATAAGTGGTTACGTGTCGAGAATTGCAAAGCTCATTGAGAAAGCGAGACACGTGAGACTCATAGGCTCAGATGCCCTTGAAATATGCTTCATAGCTTCAGGCACCTCTGACGCCTTTGTCGACCTAAGAGGCTTCTTGAGGGCACCAGACTTCGCCGCCTCAGCCTTTATACTTAAAGAAGCTGGCGGAATCATAACTGACGTTTATGGGAATATGTTGAATTGTAAGCTAGACCCCAAGGCTAGATCGACCATAATAGCTACATGCACGATGGAGCTTCATAGGGATATAATGAGCAAGCTGAGAAGTCTGGATGATCAAGCGTAG
- a CDS encoding nucleotidyltransferase domain-containing protein, whose translation MRSFRDRDYVETVEGLFFTVVGNVHPVNYVIAYLKYIPSSEGKWGRERKFKRALPYYTVPMLLDTISYLKQYYPHYVTFFNELGIEMSAIPLSKLLKHYCPERRLQEIIEKSKDHLESMAVDLAQSIADEAGIPINDLGVTGSLLIGIHQPFSDIDLVVYGRNSAMKVKEALLKLYEEPKRGIERLPKERLEELLERRQRLFYLSKNDAEIICSRKWNRGFFKGKEFSIHPVKKDDEVNEVFGEFTYKPIGLATIRGTVIDSSESMFMPSRWLVDEVESLSGVNAEGVTELCSYEGLYMGIVNEGETFEARGKVEAVYRRGKFDHYRLLIGSPEARGQDYLKPVIQP comes from the coding sequence ATGCGCTCTTTTAGAGACAGAGATTATGTGGAGACGGTTGAGGGGTTGTTCTTCACGGTTGTCGGCAACGTCCATCCAGTAAACTACGTCATAGCTTACTTGAAGTATATTCCTAGCTCAGAGGGCAAGTGGGGGAGGGAGAGGAAGTTTAAGAGGGCTCTCCCATATTACACAGTGCCCATGCTCCTTGACACTATAAGTTACTTGAAGCAATACTATCCTCACTACGTTACCTTCTTCAATGAGCTCGGAATAGAGATGTCCGCCATACCCTTGAGCAAGTTACTCAAACACTATTGTCCTGAACGCAGGTTGCAGGAGATTATTGAGAAGTCTAAGGATCACTTAGAGTCAATGGCTGTGGATCTAGCACAGTCAATAGCTGATGAAGCTGGCATACCAATCAACGACTTGGGGGTAACTGGCTCTTTGTTAATAGGCATTCATCAACCATTCTCAGATATAGATCTCGTAGTTTACGGCAGAAATAGTGCTATGAAGGTTAAGGAAGCCCTCCTTAAACTCTACGAGGAGCCTAAGAGGGGGATAGAGAGGTTACCTAAAGAGCGGCTTGAAGAGCTACTAGAAAGGAGACAAAGACTCTTTTACCTCTCTAAAAATGATGCAGAGATCATATGTTCGAGGAAGTGGAATAGAGGTTTCTTTAAGGGAAAGGAGTTTTCAATCCATCCGGTCAAGAAGGATGATGAAGTAAACGAGGTTTTTGGTGAGTTCACTTACAAGCCCATAGGGTTAGCTACCATTAGAGGAACAGTGATCGACTCCTCGGAGTCCATGTTCATGCCATCAAGATGGCTGGTGGATGAGGTCGAGAGCTTAAGTGGAGTCAACGCTGAAGGCGTAACAGAGCTGTGCAGTTATGAGGGGCTCTACATGGGGATTGTGAATGAAGGCGAGACGTTCGAGGCTAGAGGTAAAGTAGAGGCAGTCTATCGTAGAGGTAAATTCGACCACTATAGGCTTTTAATAGGATCGCCAGAGGCACGAGGTCAAGACTACTTGAAGCCCGTGATCCAGCCTTAA
- the larC gene encoding nickel pincer cofactor biosynthesis protein LarC, whose product MKVLVIDPRLAGISGDMLLSALIDLSGEEEVLHRLASVIEKEVDYCEEVDLEIHDVHRGGIRAKRVVLKVKEKLEGITSSKFKYNVEKVLRALDLSDEAESFSKKVVEEMCEAEAKVHVGNELLEVASVDTIFDVVGVALLLDRLRLFDSEIYTTPPVLGSGFIETRHGVLPVPAPATLEILRKHNFTYSNISIDQELTTPTGAALLVNLAKKVIDFYPPMRVAGVGYGAGLKDLPSIPNVLRVVLGETASLKVADRNVVLETTVDDVTGEVLGDVIEKLVELGALDVTVLQGIGKKGRPVYIVKVLARFEDHAKLAEALIDELGTLGVRILEVPRIVVERSQKRVEVEVQGRKFEVTVKESKMPNNRLLRVKPEYEDLKRISRELRIPLRRVLDIVQRELWKRGESTV is encoded by the coding sequence GTGAAGGTATTGGTGATAGACCCGAGATTAGCTGGGATATCAGGGGACATGTTGCTATCAGCTCTGATTGACTTATCCGGAGAGGAGGAGGTCTTACACAGATTAGCGTCAGTGATTGAGAAGGAGGTCGATTATTGCGAGGAGGTTGATCTTGAAATTCATGACGTCCATAGAGGAGGTATCAGAGCAAAAAGGGTTGTATTAAAGGTTAAGGAGAAGCTCGAGGGCATTACTTCCAGTAAATTTAAGTACAACGTCGAGAAGGTCTTGAGAGCACTAGATCTATCCGATGAGGCTGAAAGCTTCTCTAAAAAGGTTGTAGAGGAGATGTGTGAAGCTGAAGCAAAGGTTCATGTTGGAAATGAGTTACTTGAAGTGGCTTCGGTGGACACGATATTCGACGTTGTTGGTGTTGCTCTACTGCTAGATAGGTTAAGGCTCTTCGACTCCGAGATTTATACGACCCCACCAGTCCTAGGCTCAGGGTTTATTGAGACACGTCATGGCGTTCTTCCAGTTCCAGCGCCAGCTACGTTGGAGATTTTGCGTAAACACAACTTCACTTACTCCAACATCTCGATAGATCAAGAGCTTACAACACCAACGGGCGCAGCTTTGCTGGTCAACTTGGCCAAGAAGGTTATCGACTTCTACCCACCAATGAGGGTTGCTGGAGTTGGTTATGGAGCTGGATTGAAGGATTTACCATCGATACCTAACGTGCTCAGAGTTGTCTTAGGGGAAACCGCAAGCTTGAAGGTCGCAGACAGGAATGTGGTCCTCGAAACAACAGTTGACGACGTCACTGGGGAAGTTCTGGGCGATGTCATCGAGAAACTTGTTGAGCTCGGAGCCCTTGACGTCACAGTCCTTCAAGGTATAGGGAAGAAGGGTAGACCAGTGTACATCGTTAAGGTGCTAGCGAGATTTGAGGATCATGCTAAGTTAGCTGAGGCGTTGATTGACGAGCTGGGAACGTTAGGAGTTAGGATCCTCGAGGTCCCTAGAATTGTGGTTGAACGAAGTCAGAAACGCGTTGAGGTTGAAGTTCAAGGAAGGAAGTTCGAAGTTACGGTTAAGGAGTCTAAGATGCCAAATAATAGGTTATTGAGGGTTAAGCCCGAATATGAGGACCTCAAGAGGATATCGAGGGAGCTTAGAATACCATTAAGAAGGGTTTTAGATATCGTCCAAAGAGAGCTCTGGAAGCGAGGAGAAAGTACTGTCTAA
- a CDS encoding YkgJ family cysteine cluster protein encodes MYPTLYIDCKVNEKFCGRCCYDTKMPLTKRDVERIKKIGYPEGYFVDRRSRIPRLKNVEGHCVFLNPDTNACTIYSDRPEGCRLYPLIYDEERDRIVVDPLCPKAHLVPHKVIRELSSALLGLINRLRVEYSRGR; translated from the coding sequence ATGTACCCGACCCTCTACATCGACTGTAAGGTCAATGAGAAGTTCTGTGGCAGGTGTTGCTACGATACTAAAATGCCTCTTACAAAGAGAGACGTGGAGAGAATTAAGAAGATTGGTTATCCTGAGGGGTACTTTGTTGATCGTCGAAGTCGGATACCTAGGTTGAAGAACGTGGAGGGGCACTGCGTCTTCTTAAACCCGGACACTAATGCCTGCACTATTTACTCAGACAGACCTGAAGGTTGCCGACTCTACCCGCTTATATATGATGAAGAAAGGGATAGGATCGTGGTCGATCCATTATGTCCAAAAGCCCACTTAGTGCCTCATAAAGTCATCAGGGAGCTTAGTAGTGCGCTTTTGGGCCTAATAAATAGGTTGAGAGTTGAATACTCGAGGGGTCGATGA
- a CDS encoding MarR family transcriptional regulator — MSEEGERTKVEDIACDFGVLSNPTRLKLLMRIHEKGPCTLKDLVDEVQRDESTVKRHLKELIDHGFIARTDHKRPKYCVTEKGILAITFLKVKTEPANIHSSVEREKIEARIRARGSLLNLAYIVKRAGFKRIFLYSLSIGCIALGLLGLVATNVEIFFRVLWLILWLVAAYTFKILAS; from the coding sequence TTGAGCGAAGAAGGAGAAAGAACTAAGGTTGAGGACATAGCATGCGACTTTGGCGTCCTAAGCAACCCAACAAGACTCAAGCTTCTAATGAGGATCCACGAGAAGGGCCCTTGCACTCTAAAAGATCTTGTAGATGAAGTTCAGCGTGATGAAAGTACTGTTAAGAGACACTTAAAGGAGCTCATAGACCATGGCTTTATAGCTAGGACCGACCACAAGAGGCCTAAGTATTGCGTAACCGAGAAGGGGATTTTAGCGATAACGTTCTTGAAAGTCAAGACCGAACCTGCTAACATCCATAGCTCTGTGGAGCGTGAGAAGATCGAAGCGAGGATTCGTGCTAGAGGATCTCTCTTAAACCTCGCGTACATCGTTAAGAGGGCTGGCTTCAAGAGAATCTTCTTGTACTCATTATCGATTGGCTGCATAGCCTTAGGCCTCCTGGGGCTCGTAGCCACGAATGTTGAGATATTTTTTAGAGTCTTGTGGTTGATACTTTGGCTTGTAGCAGCTTACACATTCAAGATCCTCGCGTCTTAG
- a CDS encoding DUF151 domain-containing protein, with amino-acid sequence MSTSEEDLVEVKVTGIAMTTTPQGPIPVAFLEDSQERVLLLAMDGAQAMSIRYMLSGEAVQTAHGFMLDVLNQLHVKVKRAVIYGMSGPRLLTRITLETSEGLKEIDGRTGDIVALASIANAPILVSSEIMNEVALNKAELYKPFPEPEEEET; translated from the coding sequence ATGAGTACTTCGGAGGAGGACTTGGTAGAAGTCAAAGTGACCGGCATAGCGATGACTACGACCCCTCAAGGACCTATACCCGTAGCCTTCTTAGAGGATTCTCAAGAGAGAGTTTTGCTTTTAGCGATGGACGGAGCCCAGGCCATGAGCATTAGGTACATGCTTAGTGGGGAAGCAGTGCAAACCGCTCATGGCTTTATGTTAGATGTCCTAAACCAACTACACGTGAAAGTGAAAAGAGCTGTTATTTACGGTATGAGCGGTCCAAGGCTTCTGACAAGGATAACTCTCGAGACCAGTGAAGGTCTTAAAGAAATCGATGGTAGGACGGGTGACATAGTAGCTTTAGCTTCTATAGCCAATGCCCCCATACTAGTATCCAGCGAAATAATGAATGAAGTCGCACTTAATAAAGCAGAGCTCTATAAACCATTTCCAGAACCAGAGGAAGAGGAAACCTAA